Proteins from one Azospirillum brasilense genomic window:
- a CDS encoding LysR substrate-binding domain-containing protein produces the protein MNLSLFEAFRAIMQTGTVSGAAEILGRSQPAVSRMMDRLEYEIGLTLFVRRKGRVSPTAAAHHLLDEVERAFVSLSSLQDFARRLQEGDEGEVACSVMPALGIDFMPQVISRFHASHPRTRVTLNVRMSANVEDWAATQQVDFGLAETPFKRSGFRTELFSEAPYVAAVPAGHPLADRDDIRARDLAEFPLLSWSPFAAVNRMLEEVMQSAGVRPQPICTTTFSSSICGMVRRGLGVGIVDPFTAAAQKGNGLRVLPFVPDIPCRVALLLPDTRRPSPLASALIDYAKEERDLLLRGLFDEA, from the coding sequence ATGAATCTCAGTCTCTTCGAAGCCTTTCGCGCGATTATGCAGACTGGCACCGTAAGCGGCGCGGCGGAAATTCTCGGACGCAGCCAGCCGGCGGTCAGCCGTATGATGGACCGTCTGGAGTACGAGATTGGCCTGACCTTGTTTGTCCGCCGCAAAGGTCGGGTATCGCCAACCGCCGCGGCACATCATCTGCTGGACGAGGTGGAACGCGCCTTCGTCTCGCTTTCCTCCCTGCAGGACTTCGCCCGCCGCCTTCAGGAAGGCGATGAGGGCGAGGTGGCCTGCTCCGTCATGCCGGCGCTCGGCATCGATTTCATGCCGCAGGTCATAAGCCGCTTCCACGCCAGCCATCCGCGCACGCGCGTCACTCTGAACGTCCGCATGTCGGCCAATGTCGAGGATTGGGCAGCGACGCAGCAGGTGGATTTCGGCTTGGCGGAGACGCCCTTCAAACGGTCCGGTTTCCGCACCGAGCTGTTCAGCGAAGCTCCCTACGTCGCCGCTGTCCCCGCCGGTCATCCACTGGCGGACCGCGACGATATCCGCGCGCGCGACTTGGCGGAGTTTCCCCTGCTGTCATGGTCACCCTTCGCCGCCGTGAACCGGATGCTGGAGGAAGTGATGCAGAGCGCTGGGGTACGGCCTCAGCCCATCTGCACCACCACCTTCTCCTCTTCCATCTGCGGCATGGTCAGGCGCGGGCTCGGCGTTGGAATCGTGGATCCTTTCACCGCCGCGGCGCAGAAAGGCAACGGCCTTCGCGTGCTGCCCTTTGTGCCGGATATCCCTTGCCGCGTCGCACTGCTGCTGCCTGATACGCGCCGGCCGTCGCCGCTTGCGAGTGCGCTCATCGACTATGCAAAGGAGGAGCGCGATCTCCTGCTGCGGGGGCTTTTTGATGAAGCGTGA
- a CDS encoding SDR family NAD(P)-dependent oxidoreductase: MRTEDRANPSVAVVVGGTKGMGRAASLALARDGFEVFACSRGQKDVDALCEEGRQGNLRIGGAVCDVADEAALNGFIDAAAQRYGRIDALVFAAGRAYPGNALDLTSNDWDSCFRLNLRAPFLAAKRALPVMIAGGGGSLVFVSTIWAFTTPRDRLAYMTAKSGLTALVRGLAVDHGGQGIRTNAVAPGYVDTEFLRRSIEMIHGSAQTPEVLANVLKAHPMGRMVRPEEVAEAICFLASERSSGFNGQTLIVDGGAATKFSLADAWRRNE; the protein is encoded by the coding sequence ATGAGAACCGAGGATCGCGCAAACCCATCCGTTGCCGTGGTGGTCGGCGGAACCAAGGGAATGGGACGGGCCGCATCGCTGGCCTTGGCTCGGGACGGTTTCGAGGTCTTTGCCTGCAGCCGGGGCCAAAAGGACGTCGACGCCCTGTGCGAGGAGGGACGCCAGGGAAATCTGCGGATCGGCGGGGCCGTCTGCGACGTCGCGGACGAAGCGGCCCTGAACGGCTTCATCGATGCGGCCGCCCAGAGATACGGTCGCATCGACGCGCTCGTCTTCGCCGCGGGCCGGGCCTACCCCGGCAACGCGCTCGACCTCACGAGCAATGACTGGGATTCCTGTTTCCGGCTCAACCTGCGCGCCCCGTTCCTCGCGGCGAAACGGGCGTTGCCGGTGATGATCGCCGGCGGCGGAGGCTCCCTGGTCTTCGTCTCGACGATCTGGGCCTTCACGACGCCGCGCGACCGTCTGGCCTATATGACGGCGAAGTCTGGATTGACGGCGCTCGTCCGCGGGCTGGCGGTCGATCACGGTGGTCAGGGCATTCGGACCAACGCGGTCGCTCCGGGCTATGTCGACACGGAGTTTCTCCGGCGCTCCATCGAAATGATCCACGGCAGCGCGCAAACGCCGGAGGTTCTGGCGAACGTGCTCAAGGCCCATCCCATGGGACGGATGGTCCGGCCGGAAGAGGTCGCCGAGGCGATATGTTTCCTTGCCAGCGAACGGTCCAGCGGCTTTAACGGCCAGACCTTGATCGTGGATGGCGGGGCGGCGACCAAATTCTCATTGGCTGACGCCTGGCGACGAAATGAATAA
- a CDS encoding LysR substrate-binding domain-containing protein translates to MTDAEKTPKGSARDIGYGQLRLSVRQLEAFRAFMLARTTNGAAAILGISQPAISRLIEQLERSLRFELFDRKNGRLVPTPEADIFFEEVERTFVSVDKISEIARDIQAARMGSLTVAAMPALAHAFLPTVIARFAMRHPQARISVLVFPSTKIEELVSAHHVDFGLGEFPFVRSGINAAEFCHTPYVLAMPAGHPLAALPQVSVTDLAGVPFISLSSNTAARHAIDQQFLMANVPLEQYYDAQNSGVIAGMIAQGLGVGLIDPFTARDFRGRGIDVRPFEPQIPFRVGVLHPAHRPLSRVGREFLGMLQAIRKEWGIR, encoded by the coding sequence GTGACGGATGCCGAGAAGACACCGAAGGGCAGCGCCAGAGACATCGGCTATGGCCAGTTGCGGTTGAGCGTTCGCCAGCTTGAGGCGTTCCGGGCCTTCATGCTCGCCCGCACCACGAATGGCGCGGCCGCGATCCTCGGCATTTCCCAGCCGGCGATCTCGCGATTGATCGAACAGCTCGAACGCTCGCTGCGCTTCGAGCTGTTCGACCGCAAGAACGGCCGTCTCGTCCCGACGCCCGAGGCGGACATCTTTTTCGAAGAGGTCGAACGGACGTTCGTCTCCGTCGACAAGATTTCGGAGATCGCGCGCGATATCCAGGCGGCCCGCATGGGCAGCCTCACCGTCGCGGCCATGCCGGCTCTGGCGCACGCGTTTCTGCCGACGGTCATCGCGCGCTTCGCCATGCGGCACCCCCAGGCCCGCATCTCGGTGCTGGTTTTCCCGTCCACCAAGATCGAGGAGTTGGTCTCGGCCCATCACGTCGATTTCGGCCTGGGCGAGTTCCCCTTTGTCCGCAGCGGCATCAACGCCGCGGAGTTCTGTCACACGCCTTACGTCCTAGCCATGCCGGCCGGGCACCCGTTGGCGGCCTTGCCGCAGGTGTCGGTGACGGATCTGGCGGGCGTGCCCTTCATCTCGCTCAGCAGCAACACGGCGGCCCGGCACGCCATCGACCAGCAATTCCTGATGGCCAACGTGCCCCTCGAGCAGTATTACGACGCTCAGAACTCCGGGGTCATTGCGGGCATGATCGCCCAGGGGCTCGGCGTCGGGCTGATCGATCCCTTCACGGCGCGGGATTTCCGGGGCCGCGGGATCGACGTGCGGCCGTTCGAACCGCAAATTCCCTTTCGTGTGGGCGTCCTCCATCCCGCCCACCGTCCGCTTTCCCGGGTTGGTCGCGAATTCCTCGGAATGCTCCAGGCGATCCGGAAAGAATGGGGAATCCGGTGA
- a CDS encoding ABC transporter ATP-binding protein yields MPHNVVDVLPVSASPLIRIRDAVLEFKIGKAWGAKRDLRVLDDISLDVNEGEIIALLGESGSGKTTLGKSMLGLHPLTSGSIKIAPPKAASPRRQNAHDLQMVFQDPLSSFNPRFTVGSSIALPLRLQLKLSEETIAERVAELLSRVGLNPGFAHRYPHEMSGGQLQRAAIARALALSPRLIVADEAVSKLDVSVRAQILNLIKSLNRSEKIAFVFITHDLGVAQFLADRVAVMYFGRIVELGPVDQVMDSPRHPYTTMLMNARKGEAPVADEAKRSAKGCNFANRCPRALGKCHDVRPEVTAFGDDHEFRCFNPV; encoded by the coding sequence ATGCCGCATAACGTAGTCGACGTGCTGCCGGTGAGCGCCTCTCCGCTTATCCGCATTCGGGACGCCGTTCTCGAGTTCAAAATCGGCAAGGCTTGGGGTGCCAAGCGCGACCTCCGCGTCCTCGACGACATTTCGCTCGATGTGAACGAAGGGGAGATCATCGCCCTTCTCGGGGAATCCGGCTCGGGCAAAACCACGCTTGGGAAGTCGATGCTCGGTCTCCACCCGCTTACCTCCGGGAGCATCAAGATCGCCCCCCCGAAGGCCGCATCGCCACGTCGCCAGAACGCGCACGATCTGCAGATGGTGTTCCAGGACCCTCTGTCCTCGTTCAACCCGCGCTTCACCGTTGGTTCTTCGATCGCATTGCCGCTGCGCTTGCAGTTGAAGCTGTCCGAGGAGACCATTGCTGAACGGGTCGCCGAGTTGCTGAGCCGGGTTGGTCTCAACCCGGGATTTGCCCATCGCTACCCGCATGAGATGTCCGGCGGTCAGTTGCAGCGTGCCGCCATTGCGCGTGCGCTGGCGTTGTCGCCGCGCCTGATCGTCGCCGACGAAGCGGTGTCGAAGCTCGACGTCTCCGTGCGCGCGCAGATCCTCAATCTGATCAAGTCCCTGAACCGTTCGGAGAAGATCGCGTTCGTCTTCATCACGCACGATCTCGGGGTCGCGCAGTTCCTCGCCGACCGCGTCGCGGTGATGTATTTCGGCCGGATCGTCGAACTTGGCCCGGTCGATCAGGTCATGGACAGCCCGCGCCATCCCTACACGACGATGCTGATGAACGCGCGCAAGGGAGAGGCCCCGGTGGCGGACGAGGCCAAGCGGAGTGCGAAGGGCTGCAATTTTGCCAACCGCTGCCCGCGCGCGCTTGGCAAATGCCACGACGTCCGGCCCGAGGTGACCGCGTTCGGCGACGACCACGAATTCCGGTGCTTCAACCCCGTCTAG
- a CDS encoding ABC transporter permease, producing MIPVLKRLAANKTALTGAIISVLVAFAVVFGPMISPYDGDSMDVMAMLAPPSLAHPFGTDTMGRDVLTRVLYGARLSLLISISGVGVAAVLGSMIGLFIAYRPGFFSNVLMKASDLLFSFPSFVLALFLMVVLGYGVFNVALAIALIYLPIFVRLARNLAQLIVMEPWVQAAKLFGQPTHSILLRELLPNALSPLLVQATIGVAFGIVIEAGVSFLGLGVQPPAPSLGLVMSDGREYFNTAPWVLTMTGLAISIALLGLNLLGDGLRDLTDPKLKERLS from the coding sequence ATGATCCCTGTGCTGAAGCGGCTTGCCGCAAACAAGACTGCATTGACCGGAGCAATCATTTCGGTTCTGGTCGCGTTCGCCGTCGTCTTCGGCCCGATGATCTCCCCTTACGACGGGGATTCCATGGACGTCATGGCCATGCTGGCGCCGCCGAGCCTCGCCCATCCGTTCGGTACCGACACGATGGGAAGAGACGTCCTTACGCGGGTCCTTTATGGCGCCAGGTTGTCACTGCTGATTTCCATCTCGGGCGTGGGCGTCGCCGCCGTTCTGGGGTCGATGATCGGCCTGTTCATCGCGTATCGGCCGGGGTTCTTCAGCAACGTGCTGATGAAGGCGTCCGATTTGCTGTTCTCGTTCCCCAGCTTTGTCCTTGCGCTCTTCCTGATGGTGGTCCTGGGCTACGGCGTCTTCAATGTCGCGCTTGCGATCGCCTTGATCTACCTGCCGATCTTCGTAAGGCTCGCACGCAATCTCGCGCAGCTCATCGTGATGGAGCCGTGGGTGCAGGCAGCGAAGCTCTTCGGTCAGCCCACCCATTCGATACTGCTGAGGGAGCTGTTGCCCAACGCCCTTTCCCCGCTGCTGGTGCAGGCAACGATCGGCGTCGCCTTCGGCATCGTCATCGAAGCGGGAGTCAGCTTTCTCGGCCTTGGCGTTCAGCCGCCGGCCCCGTCGCTCGGGCTCGTGATGTCGGACGGGCGCGAATACTTCAACACCGCCCCCTGGGTGCTCACCATGACGGGCCTTGCCATTTCAATCGCCCTTCTCGGCCTGAATCTCCTGGGCGACGGCTTGAGGGACCTGACTGATCCGAAACTGAAGGAGCGCCTGTCGTGA
- a CDS encoding FAD-dependent oxidoreductase yields the protein MVQTAVAGTQVRQQELTRDEPLYDAVIIGGGINGTAAALELSRAGYSVLLCEKGDFAGGASGRSSRMLHCGLRYFETPNPVRDFAMHPRRFVSALSMARAAMEARADLAQDDRVATRPITLCFPIWPDSPVQRWHLSAGLRLLQALHTKGPPLDARILGAAEARSHPMAQDLRDLDRLQAMAAFREYLFVHPERLCLDAALDAEAHGAKIVLFTTARIGDRQPDGTWRIALETPHSQDHVRTRTVINMAGTWMESAGNIPGRLVRGTKGAHIVVRLPERYRDHGIATMHRGGHPFYCLPLGDEFFYFGPTETPFEGDATDVAADQDDIDFLLAEANHLLPGLGLTRADVHQTWAGVRPLTWDPQRPMGARERILHDLESRGMPNVFAMTAGPVMSHRSAGREILDRVQGRLGSREAVNAQSPAKPSVSGSDSVLPNHGVVPRQVLLDAVTREHARDLYGVLVQRTGLIWKGLLSREDAAAVADVIAGPLGWSEEDKAREVDTFLALQARRFAPPTPTASPIRQ from the coding sequence ATGGTACAGACCGCAGTGGCCGGCACACAGGTCAGGCAACAGGAACTGACACGCGATGAGCCGCTGTACGACGCCGTGATCATCGGCGGCGGTATCAATGGCACGGCGGCGGCTCTGGAACTGAGCCGGGCGGGATATTCCGTGTTGTTGTGTGAGAAGGGTGACTTTGCAGGCGGTGCAAGCGGGCGATCCTCCCGGATGCTGCACTGCGGCCTGCGTTACTTCGAAACGCCCAACCCGGTGCGCGATTTCGCCATGCATCCACGGCGCTTTGTCTCGGCGCTGTCCATGGCCAGGGCGGCCATGGAAGCCCGAGCGGATCTTGCGCAGGACGACCGGGTGGCAACGCGGCCGATTACCCTCTGCTTTCCCATCTGGCCGGACAGCCCCGTCCAGCGCTGGCACCTCTCGGCCGGCCTGCGGCTCTTGCAGGCGCTGCATACCAAGGGTCCGCCCCTCGATGCCCGCATCCTTGGCGCGGCCGAAGCACGCAGCCATCCCATGGCGCAGGACTTGCGTGATCTGGATCGCTTGCAAGCCATGGCGGCGTTCCGCGAATACCTGTTCGTCCATCCGGAGCGCCTGTGCCTCGACGCGGCCCTGGATGCGGAAGCCCACGGTGCGAAGATTGTGCTTTTCACAACGGCGCGCATCGGCGACCGGCAGCCGGACGGCACTTGGCGGATCGCATTGGAAACGCCGCACAGCCAGGACCATGTCCGGACGCGTACCGTGATCAACATGGCGGGTACCTGGATGGAGTCGGCGGGCAACATTCCCGGCCGCCTGGTGCGAGGGACCAAGGGCGCCCACATCGTCGTCCGCCTGCCGGAGCGCTACCGGGACCACGGTATCGCGACCATGCATCGCGGCGGCCATCCCTTTTACTGCCTGCCGCTAGGCGACGAGTTTTTCTACTTCGGGCCGACCGAAACCCCCTTCGAGGGCGATGCGACCGACGTGGCGGCTGATCAGGATGACATCGATTTCCTACTGGCCGAAGCCAACCATCTGCTGCCGGGCCTGGGATTGACGCGTGCCGATGTACACCAGACATGGGCGGGCGTGCGACCGCTGACATGGGACCCGCAGCGCCCGATGGGCGCGCGCGAGCGCATTCTGCATGACCTGGAAAGCCGCGGCATGCCGAACGTCTTCGCTATGACCGCCGGCCCTGTCATGAGCCACCGCAGCGCCGGCCGCGAGATTCTGGACAGGGTTCAGGGACGGCTCGGCAGTCGCGAGGCCGTAAATGCGCAGTCCCCTGCGAAGCCTTCGGTATCCGGCTCGGACTCCGTCCTGCCCAACCACGGAGTTGTGCCGAGGCAGGTGCTTCTGGATGCCGTGACTCGTGAACACGCCCGCGACCTCTATGGCGTGCTCGTGCAACGCACCGGCTTGATCTGGAAGGGGCTGCTCAGCCGCGAGGATGCGGCTGCGGTGGCGGATGTGATCGCCGGTCCGCTCGGCTGGTCGGAAGAGGACAAGGCGCGGGAGGTGGATACCTTCCTCGCGCTCCAGGCGCGGCGCTTCGCCCCGCCGACGCCAACGGCCTCGCCAATCCGGCAATAG
- a CDS encoding ABC transporter permease, which produces MAFALLRHVVTRSAGVMMLALMGAAVVFFAMRAAPGDPALTALGEGASTETIAAFRARWNLDEPLIVQFGLWVANALRGDFGQSLSIASGTDVYALFANRLPNTLFIGVYAIILAVLISLVAGTAAALNRGGIIDTVATSIAAAGISMPDFWIGYVLIYAFALGLGWFPAYGFISPLESPTGALLSGFLPSLAIAAPMAASFTRILRSALIDNAHRDHVRVALSLGHGKTFIFLHHILRNALIPFVTVIGLQVRYLLGGTVVIERIFGINGVGSLMIDAAFGRDYPIVQACALTFLLIVLLVNIVVDLICTMLNPRMR; this is translated from the coding sequence ATGGCATTCGCACTCCTACGCCATGTCGTGACGCGAAGCGCCGGGGTGATGATGCTGGCCCTGATGGGGGCGGCGGTGGTTTTTTTCGCCATGCGCGCCGCCCCCGGGGATCCGGCTTTGACCGCGCTTGGCGAAGGGGCCTCCACGGAAACAATCGCGGCCTTTCGCGCGCGGTGGAATCTTGACGAGCCTCTGATCGTTCAGTTCGGGTTGTGGGTCGCAAACGCCCTGCGTGGAGATTTCGGGCAGTCGCTGTCGATCGCTTCCGGAACGGACGTGTACGCGCTGTTCGCCAATCGACTGCCCAACACGCTCTTCATCGGTGTCTACGCAATCATCCTGGCGGTGCTGATTTCCCTGGTCGCCGGCACCGCAGCGGCGCTCAACCGGGGAGGAATTATCGACACCGTCGCAACGTCGATCGCGGCGGCCGGCATCTCCATGCCGGATTTCTGGATCGGCTATGTGCTCATCTATGCCTTTGCGCTCGGCCTGGGCTGGTTCCCGGCCTATGGCTTCATCTCACCGCTGGAATCCCCGACGGGGGCGCTGCTCAGCGGGTTCTTGCCATCGCTTGCCATCGCGGCGCCGATGGCGGCTTCCTTTACGCGAATCCTGCGCTCAGCACTGATCGACAACGCACACCGCGATCACGTACGTGTCGCCCTGTCGCTGGGGCACGGCAAGACCTTCATATTCCTGCACCATATCCTGCGCAACGCGCTGATTCCCTTCGTCACCGTCATTGGTCTTCAGGTCCGCTATCTGCTCGGCGGCACCGTGGTCATCGAGCGAATCTTCGGCATCAACGGCGTGGGATCTCTGATGATCGATGCTGCGTTCGGGCGGGACTATCCGATCGTTCAGGCCTGTGCCCTGACGTTTCTGCTGATCGTCCTGCTTGTCAACATCGTCGTCGACCTGATCTGCACCATGCTAAACCCGAGGATGAGATGA
- a CDS encoding ABC transporter ATP-binding protein — protein sequence MPTPLLRVRDLRTSFGSGDRKTEVVKGVSFDLNKGEVLGLIGESGSGKTVTGLSVLRLLPDNAHVEAAELTYNGRSLSEVGAKDMQRLRGTDLAMIFQDPVGSFNPAKTIGWHIVKALGRHSVGSSGDLKEVAADLLKQVNIREPERTMASYPHQLSGGMLQRVLIAMVFGLNPKLVIADEPTTNLDNLVERQILELIRSQQRQHDTGVLFVTHDLTVARHLCDRVAVMYSGRIVEIGPTERILERPAHPYTAGLLATARSLENRDATLYEIKGEPGATSWEKRCAFSARCPQVTDRCTAAEPTERTVESGHSVRCFNHAA from the coding sequence ATGCCGACTCCTCTTCTGCGCGTGCGTGATCTGAGAACCTCCTTCGGTTCGGGTGATCGGAAAACCGAGGTGGTCAAAGGCGTCTCCTTCGATCTGAACAAAGGCGAGGTATTGGGCCTCATTGGCGAGTCCGGATCGGGAAAAACGGTAACGGGGCTCAGCGTTCTTCGACTCCTGCCCGACAACGCTCATGTGGAGGCGGCGGAGTTGACCTACAACGGTCGGTCGCTGTCCGAGGTCGGCGCCAAGGATATGCAACGACTTCGCGGCACCGACTTGGCCATGATCTTCCAGGACCCCGTAGGCTCGTTCAATCCCGCGAAGACCATCGGCTGGCATATCGTGAAGGCTCTGGGCCGGCATTCCGTCGGGTCGTCCGGGGACCTGAAGGAGGTGGCCGCCGACCTTCTGAAGCAGGTCAACATCCGGGAGCCGGAACGGACCATGGCGTCGTATCCGCACCAGTTGTCCGGCGGGATGCTGCAGCGTGTGCTGATCGCAATGGTGTTCGGGCTGAATCCAAAACTCGTGATCGCCGACGAGCCCACGACCAATCTCGACAATCTCGTGGAACGCCAGATCCTGGAACTTATCCGGAGTCAGCAACGGCAACATGACACGGGGGTCCTCTTCGTCACGCACGACTTGACCGTTGCCCGGCATCTCTGCGACCGGGTTGCGGTCATGTACAGCGGCCGCATCGTCGAAATTGGCCCGACGGAGCGAATCCTTGAGCGGCCGGCGCACCCCTACACGGCAGGCTTGCTGGCGACGGCGCGCTCCTTGGAGAACCGTGATGCGACGCTTTATGAGATCAAAGGCGAGCCAGGCGCCACGAGCTGGGAGAAGCGTTGCGCCTTTTCGGCGCGCTGCCCCCAGGTGACCGACCGTTGCACGGCTGCCGAGCCGACCGAGCGCACGGTGGAGTCTGGTCATAGCGTAAGGTGTTTCAATCATGCCGCATAA
- a CDS encoding FAD-dependent oxidoreductase: MLDQANATTMQDPLLETLTIKKTVFRNRIMSTSHACGLEEGGMPTEAYRAYHVEKARGGIALSMFGGSSNVDRDSPNIFRQLNVGSDEIIPHLQRFSEAMHAEGAALMCQITHLGRRADPYAQDWLPAIGPSAMRETLHRAIPREMDDYDIERVIKAYAAAARRCWEGGLDGIETLAAGHMIGQFLSPKTNLRTDRFGGSLENRIRFGLMVHEAIRKAVGDDFLVGMRFVVDEGIDGALKAEDCIAAAEILKREGAVDFFNAIYGSMDTARALAEENMPGMGTRIAPWVTAVGAFRREIGLPVFHAARISDIATARYAVGEGLVDMAGMTRAQIADPYLVTKLARGEEHLIRPCVGATHCQSPYRPRCLHNAATGRELALPHVIRPTTGPRRRAVVVGAGPAGLEAARVLAERGHDVSVYEAGAEAGGQVRIAAEGKWRRDIIGLVDWRVAELERLGVTVSYNAYMEAADVLALEPDLVIVATGGLPQTEFGEGADLVVPSWDIIGRQVPPAAEVLIFDGTGRHPAPLAAERAHTSGSKITYVSIDGFLAQELTYAERTRWKQEFIRMGITPKLEHRLVKVSRAGNRFTATVLDELTHNLHEIQADQVIVEMGTVPMDDLFEGLRVHAGNRGVTDIPALLENKLQPMRNEGFELHRIGDAAGSRNVHAAVLDALRLAHVC; encoded by the coding sequence ATGCTCGACCAGGCCAACGCGACCACGATGCAAGACCCTCTGCTCGAAACGCTGACCATCAAGAAGACGGTCTTCCGCAACCGCATCATGAGCACCAGCCACGCCTGCGGTCTGGAAGAGGGAGGGATGCCCACGGAGGCCTACCGTGCCTACCATGTGGAAAAGGCCCGTGGCGGCATCGCTCTGTCCATGTTCGGCGGATCGTCCAACGTCGACCGCGACAGCCCCAATATTTTCCGTCAACTCAATGTCGGCTCCGACGAGATCATCCCCCACCTGCAGCGCTTTTCCGAGGCCATGCACGCCGAGGGGGCGGCACTCATGTGCCAGATCACCCATCTTGGGCGGCGCGCCGACCCCTACGCCCAGGACTGGCTGCCGGCCATCGGGCCGTCCGCCATGCGCGAAACCCTGCACCGCGCGATTCCGCGCGAGATGGACGACTACGACATCGAGCGCGTGATCAAGGCCTACGCCGCTGCGGCCCGCCGCTGCTGGGAAGGCGGCCTCGACGGAATTGAAACTCTCGCGGCCGGTCACATGATCGGCCAATTCCTCTCGCCCAAGACCAACCTACGCACCGACCGCTTCGGCGGCAGCCTGGAAAACCGCATCCGCTTCGGTCTCATGGTCCATGAAGCAATCCGCAAGGCGGTCGGCGACGACTTCCTGGTCGGCATGCGTTTCGTCGTCGACGAAGGAATCGACGGCGCTCTGAAGGCGGAAGACTGCATCGCGGCCGCTGAGATCCTCAAGCGGGAAGGAGCGGTGGATTTCTTCAACGCCATCTACGGTTCTATGGACACGGCGCGCGCCCTGGCAGAAGAGAACATGCCCGGCATGGGCACGCGCATCGCCCCATGGGTGACCGCTGTCGGCGCCTTCCGGCGCGAGATCGGACTTCCGGTGTTCCATGCCGCCCGAATCTCCGACATTGCCACCGCCCGCTATGCCGTCGGCGAAGGGTTGGTGGACATGGCCGGAATGACGCGGGCGCAGATCGCCGACCCCTATCTGGTGACGAAGCTGGCGCGCGGCGAGGAGCATCTGATCCGCCCCTGCGTCGGGGCGACGCACTGCCAATCGCCCTACCGTCCCAGGTGCCTGCACAACGCCGCGACCGGACGCGAGCTTGCCCTGCCCCACGTCATCCGTCCCACCACCGGGCCGCGTCGGCGCGCGGTCGTCGTCGGCGCCGGCCCCGCGGGGCTGGAAGCGGCACGCGTGCTGGCGGAGCGCGGCCATGACGTGTCGGTGTACGAGGCGGGCGCCGAGGCGGGCGGACAGGTGCGCATCGCCGCCGAAGGGAAATGGCGCCGCGACATCATCGGGCTGGTCGACTGGCGGGTGGCGGAACTGGAGCGCCTCGGCGTGACGGTGTCCTACAACGCCTACATGGAAGCCGCGGATGTGCTTGCGCTTGAGCCGGACCTTGTCATCGTGGCGACGGGCGGACTGCCGCAGACGGAGTTCGGCGAAGGGGCGGACTTGGTGGTTCCCTCCTGGGACATCATCGGGCGCCAGGTTCCGCCGGCGGCGGAAGTGCTGATTTTCGACGGCACCGGCCGCCATCCGGCCCCGCTTGCCGCCGAACGGGCGCATACGTCCGGTTCGAAGATCACCTACGTCAGCATCGACGGGTTCCTGGCGCAAGAACTCACCTATGCCGAGCGGACCCGGTGGAAGCAAGAGTTCATCCGCATGGGGATAACGCCCAAGCTGGAGCATCGTTTGGTGAAGGTGTCGCGTGCCGGAAATCGTTTCACGGCAACGGTGCTGGATGAACTAACGCACAATTTGCATGAGATCCAGGCCGACCAAGTCATTGTCGAGATGGGGACGGTGCCCATGGACGACCTGTTCGAAGGGTTGCGGGTCCACGCGGGCAACCGGGGCGTCACCGACATTCCAGCCCTGCTGGAGAACAAGCTGCAACCCATGCGCAACGAAGGGTTTGAGTTGCATCGAATCGGTGACGCCGCTGGGAGTCGGAATGTTCATGCGGCAGTGCTCGATGCACTGCGGCTGGCTCATGTGTGCTAA